A window of the Rhizobium sp. ACO-34A genome harbors these coding sequences:
- a CDS encoding transcriptional regulator, whose amino-acid sequence MSTEWKTLRAELPEDVRARLDAKREERQLGKALAEVRKAMLATQQEVAARAAMTQNTVSKLESADDMLISSIVRYMHSIGGGVELVLKTPDGTVRRVDFDPEIYVKQPA is encoded by the coding sequence ATGAGCACTGAGTGGAAGACGTTACGCGCCGAACTCCCCGAAGACGTTCGTGCCCGGCTCGATGCGAAACGCGAAGAGCGCCAGCTTGGCAAGGCCCTGGCCGAAGTGCGCAAGGCAATGCTGGCAACGCAGCAGGAGGTTGCCGCGCGCGCGGCCATGACGCAGAACACCGTCTCGAAGCTCGAAAGCGCCGACGACATGCTGATATCGTCCATCGTCCGCTACATGCATTCCATCGGCGGCGGCGTCGAACTCGTGCTGAAAACGCCGGATGGAACGGTAAGGCGGGTCGATTTCGATCCCGAGATTTACGTGAAGCAGCCTGCCTGA
- a CDS encoding cytochrome bd-I oxidase subunit CydX has product MWYFSWLLGLPLAAAFAVLNAMWYELIDSKKKEDAAKAAAKSK; this is encoded by the coding sequence ATGTGGTATTTTTCCTGGCTTCTCGGCCTGCCGCTTGCCGCAGCCTTCGCCGTGCTCAACGCCATGTGGTACGAGCTGATCGACAGCAAGAAGAAAGAGGACGCCGCCAAGGCTGCCGCCAAGTCCAAGTGA
- a CDS encoding cytochrome d ubiquinol oxidase subunit II yields MILHTLIDYEILRVIWWLLLGVLLIGFAVMDGFDLGVATLLPFVGKDDTERRVVINTIGPVWEGNQVWLILGGGAIFAAWPPLYAVSFSGFYLAMFAILFALILRPVGFKYRSKRESTTWRTAWDWALFVGGLVPALVMGVAVGNVLQGVPFHFADDLRIFYDGTTLFELLNPYGLLAGILSVSMLAMHGAGWLTLKTSGNVNARARRIGMVAAVLTIVLFAIGGVWLTMIDGYRFTSEIAPAGPSNPLYKTVEVASGVWFQNYAAYPWMMIAPALGFLGALGSLLAFAAKKDGVPWLFSSVSILGIISTVGLSMFPFILPSSVDPRSSLTVWDASSSHMTLFIMLVCAVIFVPIIIAYTSFVYRVLWGKVDAKDINDPANHAY; encoded by the coding sequence ATGATCCTGCACACGCTTATCGATTACGAAATCCTGCGCGTCATCTGGTGGCTGCTGCTCGGCGTCCTGCTCATCGGCTTTGCCGTGATGGACGGGTTCGACCTCGGGGTGGCCACCCTCCTGCCCTTCGTGGGCAAGGACGACACCGAACGGCGCGTCGTCATCAACACCATCGGCCCGGTCTGGGAAGGCAATCAGGTGTGGCTGATCCTCGGCGGCGGGGCGATCTTCGCCGCATGGCCGCCGCTCTATGCGGTGTCCTTCTCGGGCTTCTATCTGGCGATGTTCGCGATCCTCTTCGCGCTCATCCTGCGCCCGGTCGGCTTCAAGTACCGCTCGAAGCGCGAAAGCACCACATGGCGCACCGCCTGGGACTGGGCGCTCTTCGTCGGCGGCCTCGTGCCGGCGCTGGTCATGGGGGTCGCGGTCGGCAATGTCCTGCAGGGCGTGCCGTTCCACTTCGCCGACGACCTGCGCATCTTCTATGACGGCACGACGCTGTTCGAACTGTTGAACCCCTATGGCCTGCTTGCCGGCATCCTGTCGGTCTCCATGCTGGCCATGCACGGCGCCGGCTGGCTGACGCTGAAGACCTCCGGCAACGTCAACGCCCGCGCCCGCAGGATCGGCATGGTCGCGGCCGTCCTGACCATCGTGCTCTTCGCCATCGGTGGCGTCTGGTTGACGATGATCGACGGCTACCGGTTCACCTCGGAAATCGCGCCCGCCGGCCCCTCGAACCCGCTCTACAAGACGGTCGAGGTCGCGTCCGGCGTCTGGTTCCAGAACTACGCCGCCTATCCCTGGATGATGATCGCGCCGGCACTCGGCTTCCTTGGCGCGCTCGGTTCGCTGCTTGCCTTCGCGGCGAAGAAGGACGGGGTGCCGTGGCTGTTCAGCTCGGTGTCGATCCTCGGCATCATCTCGACGGTCGGGCTTTCGATGTTTCCCTTCATCCTGCCGTCGAGCGTCGATCCGCGGTCCAGCCTCACGGTCTGGGACGCCTCGTCCAGCCACATGACGCTGTTCATCATGCTGGTCTGCGCCGTCATCTTCGTTCCGATCATCATTGCCTACACCTCGTTCGTCTACCGGGTGCTGTGGGGCAAGGTCGACGCGAAGGACATCAACGATCCCGCCAACCACGCCTATTGA
- a CDS encoding cytochrome d terminal oxidase subunit 1 (part of the aerobic respiratory chain; catalyzes the ubiquinol to ubiquinone), whose translation MELDIVALSRLQFALTALYHFLFVPLTLGLSILLAIMETVYVMTGRTIWRQMTKFWGTLFGINFVLGVSTGLVMEFQFGMNWSYYSHYVGDIFGAPLAIEGLMAFFLEATFVGLFFFGWDRMSKVGHLIATWCVALGSNFSALWILIANGWMQNPVGSVFNPQTMRMEVNDFFLVLFNPVAQAKFVHTVSAGYVTASVFVLGVSAWYLLKGRELELAKRSMTVAASFGLAASLSVVVLGDESGYEASEHQKMKLAAIEAMWETEPAPAAFTAFGFPDQEARETHYKVEIPWVMGLIGTRSLTTEIPGIDSLVRSAETRIRRGIIAYDALQTIRAAGTTTAIEPALRAQFENNGADLGYALLLKRYVDDPRTATDEQIAKAAADTIPSVPTLFWAFRFMVALGFYFIALMAVFFVICSRHSHTRRPWLLKVAVFSIPLPWIAAELGWIVAEVGRQPWIIEGVLPTAAAVSNLGAATLLFTIAGFAAIYTVLFIVEMGLMLKAIRKGPEPDDQLPGHPEPELISKTIVPAE comes from the coding sequence ATGGAACTCGATATCGTGGCGCTGTCGCGTCTTCAATTCGCACTCACAGCGCTTTACCACTTTCTCTTCGTACCGCTCACCCTCGGGCTGTCGATCCTGCTCGCCATCATGGAGACGGTCTATGTCATGACCGGCAGAACCATCTGGCGACAGATGACCAAGTTCTGGGGCACGCTTTTCGGCATCAACTTCGTGCTCGGCGTCTCGACCGGCCTCGTCATGGAATTCCAGTTCGGCATGAACTGGAGCTATTACAGCCACTACGTCGGCGACATCTTCGGCGCGCCGCTCGCCATCGAGGGCCTGATGGCCTTCTTCCTCGAGGCGACCTTCGTCGGCCTGTTCTTCTTCGGCTGGGACCGCATGTCCAAGGTCGGGCACCTCATCGCCACATGGTGCGTGGCGCTGGGCTCGAACTTCTCGGCGCTGTGGATCCTGATCGCCAACGGCTGGATGCAGAACCCGGTCGGCTCGGTCTTCAACCCGCAGACCATGCGCATGGAGGTCAACGACTTCTTCCTCGTGCTGTTCAACCCGGTGGCGCAGGCAAAGTTCGTGCACACCGTTTCGGCGGGCTATGTCACGGCTTCCGTCTTCGTTCTCGGCGTTTCCGCCTGGTACCTGCTGAAGGGCCGGGAACTGGAGCTTGCCAAGCGCTCGATGACGGTTGCCGCGTCCTTCGGTCTCGCCGCCTCGCTTTCGGTCGTCGTTCTCGGCGACGAAAGCGGCTACGAGGCCTCCGAACACCAGAAGATGAAGCTCGCCGCCATCGAGGCCATGTGGGAAACGGAGCCGGCGCCGGCCGCCTTCACCGCCTTCGGCTTTCCCGATCAGGAGGCCCGCGAGACCCATTACAAGGTCGAGATTCCCTGGGTCATGGGCCTGATCGGCACCCGTTCGCTGACAACCGAAATCCCCGGCATCGACAGCCTCGTCAGGAGCGCCGAGACCCGCATCCGCCGGGGCATCATCGCCTATGACGCGCTGCAGACCATCCGGGCCGCCGGCACCACGACGGCCATCGAACCGGCGCTGCGCGCGCAGTTCGAGAACAACGGGGCCGATCTCGGCTATGCGCTTCTCCTGAAGCGTTACGTCGACGATCCCCGCACGGCAACCGACGAGCAGATCGCCAAGGCAGCCGCAGACACCATTCCGAGCGTGCCGACCCTGTTCTGGGCCTTCCGCTTCATGGTGGCGCTGGGCTTCTACTTCATCGCGCTGATGGCCGTCTTCTTCGTCATCTGTAGCCGTCACTCGCATACCAGGCGCCCCTGGCTCCTGAAGGTCGCGGTCTTCTCCATCCCGCTGCCGTGGATCGCCGCGGAACTGGGCTGGATCGTCGCCGAGGTGGGCCGACAGCCGTGGATCATCGAAGGCGTGCTGCCGACAGCCGCCGCCGTCTCCAATCTCGGTGCGGCGACGCTGCTCTTCACCATCGCCGGCTTCGCCGCGATCTACACCGTCCTCTTCATCGTCGAGATGGGGCTGATGCTGAAGGCGATCCGCAAGGGACCGGAGCCGGACGACCAGCTCCCCGGACATCCGGAACCAGAGCTCATCTCGAAGACCATCGTACCGGCGGAGTAA
- a CDS encoding thiol reductant ABC exporter subunit CydD yields MRSGRLRQGVGVRISSGKRSTESDILPNVSRKAGRGRSGAKGALAGPGRVAVALAVIAPLCWLPQAGFAAHAIGRIADGAGVSGVVYDAIGFILLGLLRAALEALSGRLAFTSARRELTASRMSALAALAARSPVDIGRPSSGQAASVIAEQAEMITPWLSRYVPARMKAVVVPLVIVAAILPFSWIAALALLLTAPVIPLFMALVGMGAQKASEKQLSRMGDINAFLIDRLRGLATIRTLGAVSDTARRLRVEAEDLKRRTMAVLKIAFLTSATLELFSALGVALTAVYVGFHLLGFIGFGAWGGKLTLSEGLFVLMVAPAFFEPLRELSAVWHDRAAGEAAHKALTTLAEQGMPLPKSRKTSDDASDTGPATGKAALLAENLRYTHPGREAPTLEAFSLCVAPGEKIAIMAPSGAGKSTLLSLIAGLAATETGSLLLSGHSPATARETGEIAWIGQSAHVFSGSIAANVSLGRDEVNAGAVASALAVSRLSHVAESHGRAPLGEGGTGLSGGEIVRLAIARAAASVKARLILADEPTAHLDAATADLVTNSLLDLAEGRTLVVVTHDAALAARMDRIVTLAAEENA; encoded by the coding sequence ATGAGGTCCGGCCGCTTGCGGCAAGGGGTGGGGGTTCGTATATCCAGCGGCAAACGGTCAACGGAATCCGACATATTGCCGAACGTTTCGAGGAAAGCCGGCCGCGGCCGGTCGGGCGCGAAAGGCGCGCTTGCCGGTCCCGGAAGGGTCGCGGTGGCGCTTGCCGTGATCGCCCCGCTGTGCTGGCTGCCGCAGGCCGGTTTTGCCGCCCATGCCATCGGGCGGATAGCGGACGGAGCGGGCGTTTCCGGCGTGGTTTACGACGCCATCGGCTTCATCCTGCTCGGGCTGCTGCGCGCGGCACTTGAAGCGCTTTCCGGCCGTCTTGCCTTCACCTCCGCACGACGCGAACTCACCGCCAGCCGCATGAGCGCGCTTGCAGCCCTTGCGGCCCGCTCGCCGGTCGATATCGGCCGTCCTTCCTCCGGGCAGGCGGCCAGCGTGATCGCCGAACAGGCGGAAATGATCACGCCCTGGCTCTCCCGCTATGTGCCGGCCAGAATGAAGGCCGTGGTGGTGCCGCTGGTCATCGTCGCTGCGATCCTGCCTTTCTCATGGATTGCCGCACTGGCGCTTCTTCTGACGGCGCCGGTCATTCCGCTGTTCATGGCGCTGGTCGGCATGGGAGCGCAGAAGGCGAGCGAAAAGCAGCTTTCCCGCATGGGCGACATCAACGCCTTCCTCATCGACCGTCTCCGGGGTCTTGCGACCATCCGCACGCTCGGCGCGGTGTCCGATACGGCCAGACGCCTGCGCGTCGAGGCGGAAGACCTGAAGCGCCGCACCATGGCGGTGTTGAAGATCGCCTTCCTCACCTCCGCGACGCTGGAGCTTTTTTCCGCCCTCGGCGTGGCGCTCACCGCCGTCTATGTCGGCTTTCACCTGCTCGGTTTCATCGGGTTCGGCGCGTGGGGCGGCAAGCTGACGCTTTCCGAGGGCCTGTTCGTGCTGATGGTCGCGCCCGCCTTCTTCGAGCCGCTGCGCGAGCTTTCCGCCGTCTGGCACGACCGCGCCGCGGGCGAGGCGGCGCACAAGGCGCTGACGACACTCGCCGAACAGGGCATGCCCCTGCCGAAATCCCGCAAAACCTCCGACGACGCCTCCGACACCGGTCCCGCCACGGGCAAAGCCGCCCTTCTGGCGGAAAACCTGCGCTACACCCATCCCGGCCGGGAAGCCCCGACGCTTGAAGCCTTCTCGCTCTGCGTCGCGCCGGGAGAGAAGATCGCCATCATGGCGCCGAGCGGCGCGGGCAAGTCGACCCTGCTGTCGCTGATCGCCGGGCTTGCCGCAACGGAGACCGGATCGCTGCTGCTATCGGGGCATTCACCGGCGACAGCGCGGGAAACAGGTGAAATCGCCTGGATCGGGCAATCCGCCCATGTCTTTTCCGGCTCAATCGCCGCAAACGTGTCGCTCGGCCGGGACGAGGTCAATGCCGGGGCGGTTGCTTCCGCGCTTGCGGTCTCACGTCTTTCCCATGTTGCCGAAAGCCATGGCCGTGCACCGCTCGGCGAGGGCGGAACGGGCCTTTCCGGCGGCGAGATCGTGCGGCTTGCCATTGCCCGCGCCGCCGCCTCCGTGAAGGCGCGGCTGATCCTCGCCGACGAGCCGACCGCCCATCTCGATGCCGCCACGGCGGATCTGGTGACGAACAGCCTGCTCGACCTCGCCGAGGGAAGAACGCTCGTCGTCGTCACCCATGATGCGGCGCTCGCCGCGCGCATGGACCGGATCGTGACGCTTGCGGCGGAGGAAAACGCATGA
- a CDS encoding sugar ABC transporter substrate-binding protein, with protein MNSLKRRTFTAALAATAFTGLSFGTAFAQDAQKTFALIQINQQALFFNQMNEGAQKAADAAGAKLVIFNANNDPAAQNSAIETYIQQKVDGIAVVAIDVNGIMPAVQQADAAGIPVVAIDAILPEGPQKAQIGVDNAKAGADMGAFFLDYVKASMDGKVKYGVVGALNSFIQNVRQEGFEKTVTGAEGVSTAGVVDGQNIQDNALAAAENLITGNPDMNAVYATGEPALMGAIAAVESQGKQKDVKVFGWDLTAQAIAGIDAGYVTAVIQQDPSAMGGAAVDALKTLAGGGTVEKTISVPVTIVTKDNVEPYRAIFK; from the coding sequence ATGAACAGCTTGAAACGCAGGACATTTACCGCCGCCCTCGCCGCCACCGCCTTCACCGGACTGTCGTTCGGCACGGCCTTCGCCCAGGACGCGCAGAAGACCTTCGCCCTCATCCAGATCAACCAGCAGGCCCTGTTCTTCAACCAGATGAACGAAGGCGCCCAGAAGGCCGCCGATGCCGCCGGCGCAAAGCTGGTGATCTTCAACGCCAACAACGATCCGGCCGCCCAGAACAGCGCCATCGAGACCTATATCCAGCAGAAGGTTGACGGCATCGCCGTCGTCGCCATCGACGTCAACGGCATCATGCCGGCCGTGCAGCAGGCCGACGCCGCCGGCATCCCGGTCGTCGCCATCGACGCCATCCTGCCGGAAGGCCCGCAGAAGGCGCAGATCGGCGTCGACAACGCCAAGGCAGGCGCCGACATGGGCGCCTTCTTCCTCGACTACGTCAAGGCCAGCATGGACGGCAAGGTGAAGTACGGCGTGGTCGGCGCGCTGAACTCCTTCATCCAGAACGTTCGCCAGGAAGGCTTCGAAAAGACCGTGACCGGCGCTGAAGGCGTCTCCACGGCCGGCGTCGTCGATGGCCAGAACATTCAGGACAACGCACTCGCAGCCGCCGAAAACCTGATCACCGGCAACCCGGACATGAACGCCGTCTACGCCACCGGCGAGCCGGCCCTGATGGGCGCCATCGCCGCTGTCGAAAGCCAGGGCAAGCAGAAGGACGTCAAGGTCTTCGGTTGGGACCTCACGGCCCAGGCGATCGCCGGCATCGACGCCGGTTACGTCACCGCCGTCATCCAGCAGGATCCGTCGGCCATGGGCGGCGCTGCCGTCGACGCGCTGAAGACGCTTGCCGGCGGCGGCACGGTCGAGAAGACGATCTCGGTTCCGGTCACGATCGTTACCAAGGACAACGTCGAACCCTACCGGGCGATCTTCAAATGA
- a CDS encoding ABC transporter ATP-binding protein, with the protein MTGEGQHPTAVAGTGGDNLPREPGADGARKPRISLRGIRKTFGSHQALRGVDLDIYSGECLGLVGDNAAGKSTLTKIISGTYIPDDGSITLEGKDVRFTGPADARDRNIEMVFQDLSLCDHIDVVGNLFLGRELTRGPFLDRPRMMEEARAMLDALEIRIPRLGARVEKLSGGQRQAIAIARAASFNPKVLIMDEPTSALAVAEVEAVLALINRVKAKGVSVILITHRLQDLFRVCDRIAVMYEGTKVAERDIGKTDLQDLVQLIVGGKH; encoded by the coding sequence ATGACAGGTGAAGGACAGCACCCAACCGCTGTCGCAGGGACCGGGGGAGACAATCTCCCCCGGGAACCCGGCGCAGACGGAGCGCGCAAGCCCCGCATTTCGCTTCGCGGCATCCGCAAGACCTTCGGTTCCCACCAGGCGCTGCGCGGCGTCGATCTCGACATCTATTCCGGCGAATGCCTCGGCCTCGTCGGCGACAACGCGGCCGGCAAGTCGACGCTGACCAAGATCATCTCCGGCACCTATATCCCAGATGACGGCTCGATCACGCTCGAGGGCAAGGACGTCCGCTTCACCGGCCCCGCAGATGCCCGCGACCGCAACATCGAGATGGTGTTTCAGGACCTCAGCCTGTGCGACCATATCGACGTGGTCGGCAATCTCTTCCTCGGCCGCGAGCTGACCAGGGGTCCCTTTCTCGACCGTCCCCGGATGATGGAAGAGGCCCGCGCCATGCTGGACGCGCTGGAAATCCGCATTCCGCGTCTTGGCGCCCGCGTCGAGAAGCTTTCCGGCGGCCAGCGTCAGGCCATCGCCATTGCCCGCGCCGCCTCCTTCAATCCCAAGGTGCTGATCATGGACGAGCCGACATCGGCGCTCGCCGTGGCGGAAGTCGAGGCCGTTCTGGCGCTGATCAACCGGGTCAAGGCCAAGGGCGTCTCGGTCATCCTCATCACTCACCGCCTGCAGGATCTCTTCCGCGTCTGCGACCGCATCGCCGTCATGTATGAGGGCACCAAGGTGGCGGAACGCGACATCGGCAAGACCGATCTCCAGGATCTCGTGCAACTGATCGTCGGGGGGAAGCATTGA
- a CDS encoding thiol reductant ABC exporter subunit CydC, producing the protein MRSLLVVLRRFLKEKRLAMAMGFLLAALTAIAGIALLSLSGWFITATAFAGLTSATALAFDVFAPSAGIRFLALFRTAARYGERVVTHDATLSVLAGMRETLFRTFATARSARALALRPARLLFRLTLDVDALDGLYLRLLVPAGVALASALFAVLSLAFIDGRVALAVGLFPILPGFGIAAIAALKAEKPARLRAAALEAVRGRVIDMIAGATDLLMAVRLEASRANVEAAETRLAETDDRLNRIETMAGFGLAALAPVIGGCLLVALALLVETDVIGVPIAAFALLLALAAMEPFTALKRGALEAGRILAAARRIAPRLEESPQEIAIAPPPPGLALLAENITVRHPGASHPALSGLSLEIPAGEIVALTGPSGAGKSTLLALISGEIEAEAGHFATQPASLLTQHVELFADTLSGNLRLAKPQASEAELWAALEAAGLAETVKALPQGLETWLGEGGSGLSGGERRRLSLARLLLTDAPLLLLDEPTEALDAETARDIVARLAAARAGRTILIATHSAREVEISDRILVVDNGQLRGNFKCMESAFTEVASGLRKR; encoded by the coding sequence ATGAGGTCGCTTCTCGTGGTTCTTCGCCGGTTCCTCAAGGAAAAGCGGCTGGCGATGGCGATGGGCTTCCTGCTCGCCGCTCTGACCGCGATTGCCGGGATCGCGCTGCTGTCGCTCTCCGGCTGGTTCATCACGGCAACGGCCTTTGCCGGTCTGACGTCCGCGACCGCGCTTGCCTTCGATGTCTTCGCGCCCTCGGCCGGTATCCGCTTTCTCGCGCTGTTTCGCACCGCCGCCCGCTATGGCGAGCGCGTCGTCACCCATGACGCCACGCTTTCGGTGCTCGCCGGCATGCGGGAAACGCTGTTCCGGACCTTCGCCACGGCGCGCTCGGCGCGGGCGCTGGCGCTTCGTCCCGCGCGCCTGCTCTTCCGCCTGACGCTGGATGTCGATGCGCTGGACGGGCTTTATCTGCGGCTTCTGGTGCCGGCTGGCGTGGCGCTCGCCTCGGCGCTGTTTGCGGTCCTCTCGCTCGCCTTCATCGATGGACGCGTTGCGCTTGCGGTCGGCCTGTTCCCTATCCTCCCGGGCTTCGGCATCGCGGCGATCGCCGCGTTGAAAGCGGAAAAGCCGGCCCGTCTGCGTGCCGCAGCACTTGAGGCCGTGCGCGGCCGGGTCATCGACATGATCGCCGGCGCCACCGATCTCCTGATGGCAGTCCGCCTCGAGGCATCGCGTGCAAATGTCGAGGCGGCGGAAACCCGGCTGGCTGAGACCGACGACCGGCTGAACCGCATCGAGACGATGGCCGGCTTCGGCCTTGCCGCGCTTGCGCCCGTTATCGGCGGCTGTCTTCTCGTGGCGCTCGCCTTGCTGGTCGAGACTGATGTCATCGGCGTGCCCATAGCCGCCTTTGCCCTGCTTCTGGCGCTTGCCGCGATGGAACCCTTCACGGCCCTGAAGCGCGGGGCACTGGAGGCGGGACGCATTCTCGCCGCCGCCCGCCGCATCGCGCCGCGCCTCGAAGAGAGTCCGCAGGAAATCGCCATCGCGCCGCCGCCGCCGGGGCTCGCTCTTCTGGCCGAAAACATCACCGTGCGGCATCCGGGCGCGAGCCATCCGGCGCTCTCCGGCCTGTCGCTTGAAATCCCGGCCGGCGAGATCGTGGCGCTGACCGGCCCGAGCGGGGCCGGGAAATCGACCCTGCTGGCGCTGATCTCAGGCGAGATCGAAGCCGAGGCCGGTCATTTCGCGACGCAGCCCGCAAGCCTTCTCACCCAGCATGTCGAGCTCTTCGCCGATACGCTCTCCGGCAATCTCCGGCTTGCGAAACCGCAGGCGAGCGAAGCCGAGCTTTGGGCCGCACTTGAGGCCGCGGGCCTTGCGGAAACCGTGAAAGCCCTGCCGCAGGGGCTCGAAACCTGGCTCGGGGAGGGCGGATCGGGTCTTTCCGGCGGCGAGAGGCGGCGGCTGTCGCTGGCCCGCCTGCTGCTGACGGATGCGCCGCTATTATTGCTCGACGAACCGACCGAAGCGCTCGATGCCGAGACAGCCCGCGACATCGTGGCGCGTCTGGCAGCCGCGAGGGCCGGGCGCACCATCCTGATTGCGACCCATAGCGCACGCGAAGTTGAAATTTCCGATCGCATACTTGTTGTTGACAATGGTCAATTACGTGGCAATTTCAAGTGTATGGAGTCGGCCTTCACCGAGGTTGCGTCAGGACTGCGCAAACGTTGA
- a CDS encoding transcriptional regulator, protein MSNKRATSLKDVADAAGVSVATVSRMLNGSLQLPPETKLRIDKAIQDLKYEPNPHARRLSRGRSDTIGLVVPDIANPFFATLVATIEEEADKRGLALSLHATLNRPGREIAYLRSLGRNHVDGLVFVTNHPDDGELAALINQTGKVVVVDEDVPNAMVPKLFCDNEQGGYLAGRHLAEYGHARVLYIGGPQEMISTRRRYKGLERAMIEHGTGIDGLIRYEGDYTVEFGRAAGRRFLDEGKPATAIFASSDEIAIGLIEVLRGQGVSIPGEVSIVGFDDVGPLHLFAPPLTAIRQPVRAIGERALSLLLETDWQQREDFTSEELLPIEIVVRNSVAPPSKP, encoded by the coding sequence ATGTCGAATAAACGGGCCACCAGTCTCAAGGATGTCGCGGACGCGGCCGGCGTCTCCGTTGCCACGGTTTCGCGCATGCTCAACGGCTCGCTGCAGCTTCCGCCCGAGACGAAGCTCAGGATCGACAAGGCCATCCAGGACCTCAAATACGAGCCGAACCCGCACGCCCGGCGCTTGAGCCGGGGACGGTCGGATACCATCGGTCTCGTGGTTCCCGATATCGCCAACCCCTTCTTCGCCACGCTGGTGGCGACCATCGAAGAGGAGGCCGACAAGCGCGGCCTGGCGCTTTCGCTGCATGCGACGCTCAACCGTCCCGGCCGCGAGATCGCCTATCTGAGGTCGCTCGGGCGCAACCATGTCGACGGCCTCGTCTTCGTGACGAACCATCCCGACGACGGGGAACTGGCGGCGCTCATCAACCAGACCGGCAAGGTCGTCGTCGTCGACGAAGACGTGCCGAACGCCATGGTGCCGAAACTTTTCTGCGATAACGAGCAGGGCGGGTATCTCGCCGGCCGGCATCTGGCCGAGTATGGCCACGCCCGGGTGCTCTATATCGGCGGACCGCAGGAAATGATCAGCACGAGGCGCCGCTACAAGGGCCTCGAACGGGCCATGATCGAGCATGGCACGGGCATCGACGGTCTCATTCGCTACGAGGGCGATTATACCGTCGAGTTCGGCCGTGCCGCCGGCCGGCGCTTCCTCGACGAGGGAAAGCCGGCCACCGCGATCTTCGCCAGTTCCGACGAAATCGCCATCGGCCTCATCGAGGTCCTGCGCGGGCAGGGCGTCTCCATCCCCGGTGAGGTCTCCATCGTCGGCTTCGACGATGTGGGACCGCTCCATCTCTTCGCGCCGCCGCTCACCGCCATCCGCCAGCCTGTCCGGGCGATCGGCGAGCGGGCGCTATCCCTTCTCCTCGAGACAGACTGGCAGCAGCGCGAGGACTTCACCTCCGAAGAGCTGCTGCCCATCGAAATCGTCGTGCGGAACTCCGTTGCGCCGCCGTCGAAACCATAA